One stretch of Maylandia zebra isolate NMK-2024a linkage group LG13, Mzebra_GT3a, whole genome shotgun sequence DNA includes these proteins:
- the kcnk12 gene encoding potassium channel subfamily K member 12 produces MMPGQRLQDCRSLHLNEDNGRFVLLAILILVYLLCGAAVFSAIERPSELRAHGRWNGTLLNFSETFNISLQELNSFLREYEAAIAAGIRADALRPRWDFTGAFYFVGTVVSTIGFGMTTPVTIAGKVFLIFYGLLGCAGTILFFNLFLERIITLLAVVMKAVRERRIRNSGLLPPGIRHDFSAYSLPGWKPSVYHVMLILGLSAITISCCASAMYTPVEGWAYLDSLYFCFVTFSTIGFGDFVSSQSAAYEYQSLYRVANFFFMLMGVCCIYSLFNVISIVIKQVLNWMLEKMSCLFCQRCNNANAFLGRRNAIRPGSKGRQRRFGQPPDSDGPCDSDAEGRRLSGEMISMKDLAASSKVSLAIMQKQLSESANGYPRTVCGSSRHNGFSGGVGALGIMNNRLAETSNSR; encoded by the exons ATGATGCCTGGCCAGCGACTGCAAGACTGCCGCTCCCTGCACCTCAACGAGGACAACGGCCGCTTCGTTTTGCTCGCCATCCTCATTTTAGTGTACCTGCTGTGCGGCGCTGCGGTCTTCTCGGCTATAGAGAGGCCCTCCGAGCTGCGGGCTCACGGGCGCTGGAACGGGACGCTCCTCAACTTCAGTGAGACCTTCAACATAAGCCTGCAGGAGCTGAACTCCTTCCTGCGGGAGTACGAGGCTGCCATCGCCGCCGGAATCCGGGCTGACGCTCTGAGGCCAAGATGGGATTTTACAGgggctttttattttgttggaaCTGTGGTGTCGACTATAG GTTTTGGGATGACGACACCTGTGACAATTGCAGGCAAAGTTTTCCTGATCTTTTACGGGCTTCTGGGCTGTGCCGGAACCATCCTTTTCTTTAACCTCTTCCTGGAGCGCATCATCACACTGCTGGCTGTGGTGATGAAGGCTGTGAGGGAGAGACGAATCAGGAACAGCGGCCTACTCCCACCAGGCATCCGCCATGACTTCTCAGCCTACTCCCTGCCAGGATGGAAGCCCTCGGTGTATCACGTGATGCTCATACTTGGCCTGTCAGCCATCACCATCTCCTGCTGTGCATCAGCCATGTACACACCCGTTGAGGGCTGGGCTTACTTAGACTCTCTCTACTTCTGCTTTGTCACCTTCAGCACCATTGGCTTTGGGGACTTTGTCAGCAGCCAGAGCGCGGCTTACGAATACCAAAGCCTTTACAGGGTGGCCAACTTCTTTTTCATGCTAATGGGTGTGTGCTGCATCTACTCGCTATTCAATGTTATTTCTATTGTCATCAAGCAGGTGCTCAATTGGATGCTGGAGAAAATGAGCTGCCTGTTTTGCCAGCGCTGCAATAACGCTAATGCTTTCCTGGGCAGACGCAATGCCATCCGCCCGGGTTCCAAAGGTCGCCAGCGTCGGTTTGGTCAGCCGCCCGACTCAGACGGACCTTGTGACAGTGACGCAGAGGGCCGCAGATTATCGGGGGAGATGATCTCCATGAAAGACCTGGCAGCCTCTAGCAAAGTGTCGCTGGCCATCATGCAGAAGCAGCTGTCTGAGTCTGCCAACGGATATCCCAGGACAGTATGCGGCAGCTCACGCCATAATGGTTTCTCTGGGGGGGTTGGTGCTCTGGGTATCATGAACAACAGACTGGCAGAGACAAGTAACTCCAggtag